A genomic region of Mycobacterium sp. Aquia_213 contains the following coding sequences:
- a CDS encoding response regulator, whose product MAGAATPDKVRVVVGDDHPLFREGVVRALALSGEVNVVGEADDGTQALELIKEHRPDVALLDFRMPGMDGAQVAAAVRSNELPTRVLLLSAHDESAIVYQALQQGAAGFLLKDSTRTEIVKAVLECAKGNDVVAPSLAGGLAAQIRQRAEPSAPVLSAREREVLNRIARGQSIPAIAGELFVAPSTVKTHVQRLYEKLGVSDRAAAVAEAMRQGLLN is encoded by the coding sequence ATGGCCGGCGCAGCAACGCCCGATAAGGTCCGCGTCGTCGTCGGCGACGATCATCCGCTGTTCCGTGAAGGGGTAGTGCGCGCGCTCGCGCTCAGCGGTGAAGTGAATGTCGTCGGCGAGGCCGATGACGGTACGCAGGCGCTGGAACTGATCAAGGAGCACCGGCCCGACGTCGCGTTGCTCGACTTCCGGATGCCCGGCATGGATGGCGCCCAAGTGGCCGCGGCGGTCCGCAGCAACGAATTGCCCACCCGTGTACTGCTGCTGTCGGCTCACGACGAGTCGGCGATCGTGTATCAAGCGCTGCAGCAGGGCGCCGCCGGCTTTCTGCTCAAGGACTCGACGCGCACCGAGATCGTCAAAGCCGTACTCGAGTGCGCGAAGGGCAACGACGTGGTGGCACCCTCGCTTGCCGGAGGCCTTGCCGCGCAGATTCGGCAACGAGCCGAACCGTCGGCTCCTGTTCTGTCCGCTCGGGAGCGCGAGGTGCTCAATCGCATTGCTCGCGGTCAAAGCATCCCCGCGATCGCTGGCGAGCTATTTGTGGCGCCGTCCACGGTCAAAACGCATGTGCAGCGGCTGTACGAGAAGCTCGGGGTCAGCGATCGCGCGGCGGCGGTCGCCGAGGCAATGCGGCAGGGCCTGCTCAACTAG
- a CDS encoding thiamine pyrophosphate-dependent enzyme, with translation MTRTPELSAARLRDQLEMYRQMWVLRLLDMAVEELRIDGRLNQPVQAAFGQEAVAIGTAAALRPGDLMTTGIIHLQHAQQIACALPLGPAIAALIGPEFGPDSDEDAPFVASIRGLSSFSSALQQSPLLAVGHAYGKQLLDDGRVTVCAMETRDAKSADFAEAAHIAMSWQLPVVFVVENARQDSSATECHGMPVLSVDGNDVEAVRESVAEAVRRAGAGGGPILVRAMTQRTNGVASVDPLVFERQRLISGGISAGHLYEVERRARHLVAEAEAHAKAMLAEEQPAPIREPEVWPAAS, from the coding sequence ATGACTCGCACACCCGAACTGTCAGCGGCACGGTTGCGTGACCAGCTGGAGATGTACCGCCAAATGTGGGTTTTGCGCCTGCTCGACATGGCGGTGGAGGAGTTGCGCATCGACGGTCGCCTCAACCAACCCGTGCAGGCCGCATTCGGCCAGGAGGCCGTTGCCATCGGCACCGCCGCGGCACTTCGTCCGGGTGACCTGATGACCACCGGCATCATCCACCTGCAGCACGCCCAGCAGATCGCTTGCGCGCTGCCGCTGGGCCCGGCCATCGCCGCGTTGATCGGCCCCGAGTTCGGCCCGGACAGCGACGAGGACGCCCCGTTCGTGGCCTCGATCCGTGGGTTGTCTTCTTTCTCAAGCGCTTTGCAGCAGTCGCCGCTGCTGGCCGTCGGACACGCCTACGGCAAACAGCTGCTCGACGACGGCAGGGTCACGGTGTGCGCCATGGAAACTCGCGACGCCAAGTCCGCGGACTTCGCCGAGGCCGCCCACATCGCGATGTCCTGGCAGCTTCCGGTGGTGTTCGTCGTCGAGAACGCACGTCAGGACAGCAGCGCGACCGAGTGCCACGGAATGCCGGTGCTCTCGGTCGACGGCAACGACGTTGAGGCGGTTCGGGAATCGGTCGCCGAAGCCGTGCGGCGCGCGGGCGCGGGCGGAGGTCCCATCCTGGTGCGGGCAATGACCCAACGTACGAATGGCGTCGCCTCGGTGGACCCCCTGGTGTTCGAAAGGCAGCGCCTGATCAGCGGCGGCATCAGTGCCGGCCACCTCTACGAGGTGGAGCGCCGAGCGCGCCACCTGGTCGCCGAGGCCGAAGCCCACGCGAAGGCGATGTTGGCCGAAGAGCAGCCGGCGCCGATTCGGGAGCCGGAAGTGTGGCCGGCCGCTAGTTGA